The sequence GCTAAATAGTCGGCTACACGCTTGGCTCCCTTAGAAAGTGCTTCCTCACCTAGACCCAGTTTCTCTCCCTTTTGAACCTGATTTCCCAAATAGTTCTTGAAAGAGTCGAAATGCTGCAGGATTTCTTGTCTTCATTCATTTGTGCGGCTGCTTGTTTTGGACCGTGTGCGATAATGCATTCCTCCTTTTGTAGTTGTTATTAGTGTCTTTCTCTTGCAGAATGACAATAAACAAGGAAGAGCACATCGAGATACCGGGGTGGTGTTATTTGAAGAGAGGTACAGCAAAATACATCCAGAGAAACCATCATATTTTCCTTCCAACAAATCACTATTTATGATAAATTTATAATGTGAAATAATTCACAATCTCGTTTGGAGGTTGAGAGAATGAATAAATTAAAGCAGGCTATTTATACGAGTTTGATTCTTTCTACTTTTTTGATGATCATCAGCATACTGGACGGGGGCATTGTGCTCTTTCCATTTGTCTTGATTTATTCCTTAGCCGGTAACCTGGCTTATGGGATTCCCGTTTCATTGCTTTCTGATAGGTTAACGAGAAGGCTATCGAAGGGACGGATAATGGCTGCTGGTTTCATCCATGCTTTCTTTGGAGCTATCACGTATTTTGTGATAGACGGGTTTGCATGGTTTGCGGTGATATGTGCGGTAATATTCTTCTTGGTAGATGAATGGCTGAAAAGGAAGAACACACCGGGTCCCGACCGGGAGAATAAGCGATTCTATCTTAAATTAGTAAGCGTGGTTTCTGTGGTGGCAATTGTGATGCTGGCAGTGAATTGGATATCCAGTGAAGATCAAGGAGAAATAATAAAAAACCGCTACCTGATCCCTGAAGGTTATGAAGGGACGATTGTCGTTTTCTATGGCATGCCGGATCGACCTTCCATTGAGAAAGATGGAGAGTTTTCCGTCATTCCTGTAGAGATTGAGAGTCTGCCCACGTTGATGAGGACGGATATTGAAAAGTACGGTATCTATCAAACTTCTAAAAAAGAAATGGGATATAACATAAATCAAAATCAGTATTTCTACGTAGATGATGATGGAAACAGAACCTCCATCGAGGATTACTGTATACATCATAGCGTGAGTGGAGGCGTGACCGGCTCCGATGGCACGGACATTTCATATGATGCATTCCAGGTGACGAATTCGGACTGCGGGGAGGACTTCTATTTAGATGGAAATGACCGCTACTCTGCCCAGGGACGGGAGATTGTGAAGTATTGGTCGGATTTGCATGATGACTAGGAGGAGTTTAACTAAACAGGTTGAGCCCTTTTTTATGTGAATTGGTGATTGAGTTTTAAGGGATATTTTCATTCGATTACAGCCAAGGGATAATACATAATTGGGTTGATTAAAACCGAAATAATAGGACCCAATAAAAACCAATTATTGTTTAAATTTTTACATTATTCAGTAAATAAAGCGCTTTCATAATTGGCATAGAACTTGCAATAGATAGAGTGATCTTAAAAAAAGGAGGACGAGTGTGTGAAAAGACTGATTGCTTTATTGGTTGTCGCAGCTTTATGGGGAGGTACCGTTACTTCCGCGGGTGCTGCAAAAAGGAACTATACCTATTATTCCTATGGAAGTGAAGGGGATGTCACGACTGCCACTTCATATGGTGTGAATCTGATGGGTGGCTCGACTGATGTGGATGAAGCGATGAGGTGGATGGCGGAGAAAGCGAATGGAGGAGACTTCGTTGTACTTAGAACATCAGGCAGTGACGGGTACAATCAGTACCTGTACGATTTAGCGGCTGACAATCAATCGCCACTGAACTCGGTTGAAACGATCCTGTTGCAAAATCGGAATGCCGCGTATGAAAATTTCGTGCTGGATAAGGTGAAGAACGCAGAAGCGATTTTCTTTGCTGGGGGAGATCAGTTCCTTTACGTGGATTATATTAAAGGAACTCCTCTTGAAGATGCACTGAACGCTCAGATTCAGAAAGGGATCCCGATTGGAGGTACCTCTGCGGGACTAGCCATTCAAGGAGACTTTGTCTACGATGCTGCAAATGGGACCGTGTATTCAGATGAAGCATTGGCTGATCCATACAATCGCTATATGACTTTTTCAAGGGACTTCCTTCAGAACCGTTACCTGGATAATACCATTACGGACAGCCACTTCGAGCAGCGGGACCGGATGGGTCGATTCGTCGGGTTCTTATCCCGAAATCTATTAGATGGATGGACAACAGAGGCAAAGGGGATAGCGGTGAATGAGCAAACCTCTCTATTGATCGAAGCCGATGGATCGGCCAGGGTGGTCGTGCAGCCGGGAGGGACCGATCAATCGGTTTATCTTGCCAAGGCTTCTTCACAGCCTGCCAATGTATCGCCTCTTTCCATCAGCAATGTTGATGTCATTAAACTGGAAAATGGCGATACGATCGATATGACGAATTGGGCGAGTCATACTGGTTTTTCTTATCAGTTGGAAGCGGTCAATGGGGTTCTGAGTTCGTCGAGTGGTTCGGTTTATGGGAATTAGTATGGGGCTTGACGAGGGCTTGTGAATAATAAGAAGGGTGCTGAATCTTGTTGATTTGGTGCCTTTTTTTTGAGTGAAACCTTTACCTGATTTCCGGAGGCTCAGTGGATATTTTCTATAACATGTGGAATCAGCCTTCACTTAAAAAGAAGGAGAGTTTCCTGTCAGATATGATGAGCTTCTTTTTAATAAGAATTAGTGATTGAGTACATGGCCGACTTTTGAAATAATTGGTAGTAACATACTTTAGGAGGTTTCTATGAACGACAAAACATTCAAGCCGTTTCTTGATGTATTTTTAGAAGCTTGGAAGAATCCATCTATCAGAGAGTTTGAGAAATTCATTTCGACTGATTATCGAGCCAGGGAAATCAGGGATGGAGAAATCGTTGATTTTGGTTATGAGGAATCGATTGAGGGATGGAAGCAGGGGTTTGATTTTGTGAAAAAGCAGCACGCAGAGTGGGAGATCCATGAGGTGTCGATCATTCCTATGAAGGAAGATGAAGTGATGGCGATTCTGTCTGCAACGATTGTGCTGAATGGGGAAGCAATGGAAACGTGTCACTTGTTCTTTGACACGTTTAAAAAGGGGGACAATTGGAAGATAGTGAGGAGTTATATTGAGACGGGGGTTGTGCGAGGGACGTACCTCTAAAACGACCGCAAAGAGTACGTTCTCCTGGAGAATCGAGGTACGTCCCTGATTGTGGTGGAGGCAATTCGCCGTTAAATGGAGAATTTCGCCGATAAAATTAATATTTCGCCGTTATATTGAGAATTTCGCCGTTAAAATCTGATTTTCGCCGATAAATGGATGTAAAGGCTTGTCACACATCGAAATGATAGAGCAATTTCTTTATATGAGCTGCTCTGGTGTGCTCGGATGAGACGATTTTTCGCGTGAGTGACCATTTTCACTCGAAAAACGCAGGAAATAGTAACTTTAACGTAGGCATAGCCGAAAAAGAGTACATAACATGGGATTACATCCGATTACATGAAGACGTTAGAGTTCATCTAAGTGTAGATAGATTCTTTTTTTGACATAGTGTGAAACGTTTTGGTCTGTTCACTAGTCTAACGGGTAGAAAGCGGGTGAGTGCAGTTGAAGTTGATGGAGAAAAAGGTCAAGAAAGCGAAAAGGGGAGATGAGAAGGCCTTTCAAGAGTTGATTCATCAGGAAAAAAACAAGCTTTATCGAATGGCCTATATGTATGTGAAAAATGAAAATGATGCTCTTGATATTGTACAGGATGCTATTTATAAAGCTTTTATATCCATTAATGCCCTGAAAAATCCTCAGTATTTTTCAACTTGGTTATCAAGGATTTTAATCAATACAGCATTGGATTTTATTAAAAAGAATGAACGTATCATCCTGACGAATGAAGTAGATATACTTTCTAAAGAGCAGAATCTTGGAATTGAAGAAAAAATGGATTTAGCAGGGGCGATTGAACGGCTGGATGTTTCATATAAAACGGTCATTATTCTTAGATATTATCAAGATCTTACCATAAAGCAAATCGCTGAAATGCTCCATTGCCCTGAAGGAACGATCAAGACGCGATTGCATAGAGCCATTAATCTCTTGAAATCGGATTTAAGGGAGGGGTGTATCTGATGAAGGATCATTTAGGCAATAACATTAAAGACGAGATGGACAGCATTCAAATCCCTGAAGACAAATTGAACCATACGATTCAAATGGCCATTGAGAGAGGGAAGAAGGATCGGGGAGGCCGCGGAAGGAAGTGGATGTATTATAGCAGTGCCGCCATCCTTTTATTTGGATTATTAATCGGTTCGGCTCTGGTA is a genomic window of Rossellomorea sp. y25 containing:
- a CDS encoding cyanophycinase; translated protein: MKRLIALLVVAALWGGTVTSAGAAKRNYTYYSYGSEGDVTTATSYGVNLMGGSTDVDEAMRWMAEKANGGDFVVLRTSGSDGYNQYLYDLAADNQSPLNSVETILLQNRNAAYENFVLDKVKNAEAIFFAGGDQFLYVDYIKGTPLEDALNAQIQKGIPIGGTSAGLAIQGDFVYDAANGTVYSDEALADPYNRYMTFSRDFLQNRYLDNTITDSHFEQRDRMGRFVGFLSRNLLDGWTTEAKGIAVNEQTSLLIEADGSARVVVQPGGTDQSVYLAKASSQPANVSPLSISNVDVIKLENGDTIDMTNWASHTGFSYQLEAVNGVLSSSSGSVYGN
- a CDS encoding sigma-70 family RNA polymerase sigma factor, which encodes MEKKVKKAKRGDEKAFQELIHQEKNKLYRMAYMYVKNENDALDIVQDAIYKAFISINALKNPQYFSTWLSRILINTALDFIKKNERIILTNEVDILSKEQNLGIEEKMDLAGAIERLDVSYKTVIILRYYQDLTIKQIAEMLHCPEGTIKTRLHRAINLLKSDLREGCI
- a CDS encoding DUF3243 domain-containing protein; translation: MLQHFDSFKNYLGNQVQKGEKLGLGEEALSKGAKRVADYLAEHEEPRNREQKVLNEMWNVANKEEREHMAHVLVKLADQTN
- a CDS encoding flavoprotein: MNDKTFKPFLDVFLEAWKNPSIREFEKFISTDYRAREIRDGEIVDFGYEESIEGWKQGFDFVKKQHAEWEIHEVSIIPMKEDEVMAILSATIVLNGEAMETCHLFFDTFKKGDNWKIVRSYIETGVVRGTYL